DNA from Salvelinus alpinus chromosome 17, SLU_Salpinus.1, whole genome shotgun sequence:
tgaagcgagggccagccaacgagagtgtacaggtcgcagtggtgggtagtatatggggctttggtaacaaaacggatggcactgtgatagactgcgtccaatttgttgagtagggtgttggaggctattttgtagatgacatcgccgaagtcgaggatcggtaggatggttagttttacgagggtttgtttggcagcatgagtgaatgatGCTTTGTTGCGAGATAGTGAGAGAAATGAGTTCATCAAGATCATCAGGCTCCTCCCTGGACACCAACTCGTTCTTGAGGGTCTCAGTGAGTGAGTTCCGGAATACTCCCTGAAGAGCCTCCTCATTCTAGTCTCTCTCTGCGGCGAGGCTGCGGAACTCACATGCTATTTCAGCAACACTCTGGGCGCCTTGACGGAGGGACAGGAGTCATTTAGCAGCGTCCTTTCCGCAGACCGGGTGGTCAAAGACCCTCCTCATCTCCTACGTGAatctgtaagagctttcattgtctgcttatatgcctcctttatttatcctactgttctgacttggtgaacAGGGATAATACTGTAAGAacgacccatgttctgaattctgtcgctgtacatttcaaaagtgctgaacaaatacttatattgactacgtcagtcctagctcactcattaatgtccgattcgaaattacggattgcctcttatctgctcgtCGTCCCGTTATGCCATAGCTTGTATATCTCAATTGTCcgtaaaaaaaacacatttgtttgagcaagtcagccatatcagctatgttttttaaaaggcagtaaacgaggctgaattaactgtttcactgccagacaaggctcagctgatagccaggtgtagtagTGGTAAGAAGTTGGGACAGCTGTAGGGACTcttctgttgggacagctttatgtaggcctaaACAGTTTGTGGCCACCATTTGTCACTGTTAtcgtgcaattaatgtattgtttagtgttgtgttgtgcagtggctttgctggcatgcatttttttccccccaaccaagatttacatgcctAATGGTGGCGGGTAGCGAGACAGGAAGAATTGGCAGTCGGGGCAGACAGTCGGGGCAGACAGCCATGCGGGCTAGCCGAGTAGTGAGTGTTGGAGAGAACTGGTGGGTGGTGGGCGTTGTGTGGCGGTGGCAGTAACAGTGTCGGGAGCTGTGCTGGTGGGGCGGTGAAGAATTTATACCACTTGACTTACtcaacattttattgtgttacagcctaaattcaaaattcattgaatagatttttttctctcacttatcgacacataataccccaataatgacaaagtgaaaacatgtttttagacatttttgcaagtgTATTTAAAATCAAGTACAgcaatatctaatttacataaatattcacacccctgagtcaaaactttgtagaagcaattttggcagcaattacagctgtgagtctttctgggtacgtctctaagagctttccacacctggattgtgcaacatttgtccattattattttacaaaattcttcaagctatgtcaaattagttgttgatcattgctagacaaccattttcaagtcttgctataactcagccactcaggaacattcactgtcttcttggtaaactCCATTGtagatttagccttgtgttttagattattgtcctgttgaaaggtgaattcatctcccagtgtctggtggaaagcaaactgaaccaggttttcatctaggattttgcttgtgcttagcaccattccgtttattttttatactgaaaACTCCCCAGtacttaatgattacaagcatacccataacatgatgcagccaccactatgcttgaaaatatggagagtatggcctcccgggtggcgcagtgctagctgtgccaccagagactttgggttcgagcccaggctctgtcgcagccggctgcgaccgggaggcccatggggcggtgcacaattggcctagcgttgtccgggttagggagggtttggccggcaggtatatccttgtctcattgtgcactagcaactcctgtggcaggctgggcgcagtgcatgctgaccaggtcactaggtgtatggtgtttcctccaacacattgatgtggctggtttccgggttggatgcgcactgtgttaagaagcagtgcggcttggttgggttgtgtttcggaggacgcatggctcttgacctttgcctctcccaagtccatacggtagtgatgagacaagacagtaactactaacaattggataccatgaaaaagtgggtaaaaaataaagaaaaaataaagaaaatatggagagtggtactcagtaatataTTGGATTTGCTTCAAACATaagactttgtattcaggacaaaaagtgaattgctttgccacattttttgcagtataactttagtgccttgttgcaaacaggatgtatgttttgaaatgttttattctgtacaggcttccttcttttcactctgtcaattaggctagtattgtggagtaactagaatgttgttgatccatcctcagttttctatcacagccattaaactctgtaactgttttaaagtcaccattggcctcatggtgaaatcctctccggcaactgcgttaggaaggacgcctgtatctttgtagtgacttgatacaccatccaaagtgtaattaataacttcaccatgctcaaagggatattcaatgtctggggtacagagataaggtagtcattcaaacaTTCTGAAAACCCTATTAGTCCATGCAttattatatgacttgttaagcacattgttactcctgaacttatttaggcttgccgtaacataggggttgaatacttattgactcaagacatttcaactttacattttttatcatttgtaaaaatttcgAACAACATAATTCCCCTTtaacgttatggggtattgtgtgtaggccagtcacaaaaaaatctaaatgtaatccattttaaactcAGGCTGtaagaaaacaaaatgtagataaagtcaaggggtgtgaatactttctgaaggcacaaaatagagggaaacacacacatactctaaCACACACCACCCCTGGTGATATCAACAGTGTTCCTCTCAGCTTAGGGTGGGTGGTGACCAGCTCTGTCCATCGCTGGGGGAGTGAGATAGAGTTATAGCAGCctgagggatgtgtgtgtgtgtgtgtgtgtgtgtgtgtgtgtgtgtgtgtgtgtgtgtgtgtgtgtgtgtgtgtgtgtgtgtgtgtgtgtgtgtgtgtgtgtgtgtgtgtgtgtgtgtgtgtgtgtgtgtgtgtgtgagcgtgcgcgtgtgtgtgtgtgtgtgagcgtgcgcgtgagcgtgcgtgtgtgcgagtccgtgtgcgtgtgtgtgtgtgcctccatgCGTGTGTAAGTAAGTGTGTGTACTTGCGGTAGTAAATAGGACATAGAGGAACAGCCCTCAGGGGTGTGAGGGAGGCGCTTCATGAGAATAAACCATATCTCTATGTTcgatcctcagagagagagagatgaaacatCTCCTGCTGGGAGTTTATACAGCATGTGTGTTTTTACAGCTATACTGCACTGCCTCCGAACTGCACTGTTCGCACAATGTGCAGCGTATTTTTAGAACACTTGTGGGAGTTCATGTGCTTCTTGAATGAGACCAGTAAACTGGGTAGTTTCAGTCCCGACCACATTACCAGCAATGTAATTAATATGTGTAGCAACTTCAACGATCGCGAACTGTAGTTGGTGAGCAAGAGTTGGTCAACTGGAGTTGATAGAATAGGCGTTCTGGTTAGGATTCATTGTCTGAAGTTTTATTGACATCAGAGACTCCAGGCTGTCCAATCAAATCTGCATTGCTGTATTTGCAACTCACCCTCCAAAGGATTACAGCATGTGCACAGGTGAGAGAAAACATTCTCTGCCTGTATCTGTGTCAGGCgttggtttgtttgtgtgtatcagAGCAGTCTGACTGCTAAGTCCTGACAACTCTTGACAGCTAGGCCTGACAGACTGTCCACATTTCACTCTGATATGTACACACTTcactcaatctctctttctctctgccctcccccccccccccccacttcctccctttgtctccctctctctctcacctcctcccccgtctctctgtgGTTACAGTGATCTGACAGTGATGTCGTGTCGaggcccatccctctctctacgcCCCTTTTTTCCCCGTGAGGCCCATGTGACCTAGCCATCGCCCAAACACAGGGGCCCGTGCCCGCCGCCGCTGGCACCCACCCATGAATCCCAGCCCTGACCGCGGCAAAGAGTGCCTCCCCCCTAAGAAGAGGGAGTTCCGGGATGGCTCGGCTGACCAGCACCCCCCCCTGGACGAGTTCAAACCACCCGCCACGCCCCCCAGGACCCGGCCCTCAAGCAGCTCAAGGAGGGGGGAAGGGGGCAGGAAGAGCAGCGAAGAGGCTTTGACGAACCGCCACAGCCTGCTACCCTCTATCCCACCCCCCCTCCCATCCCAGTGTATCCCCCTCCCTCTGCCATGGCACCTGGCCTACCCCTCCTCCGTCCCTTTTCTCTTCCTCAAAGACCAGGTAGGGGAGAGGGATGATCTTCTCCCCACCCCCTTCCCCCATCACTCCAGGTGGCTCCAAGGTGAAATCCTGCCACCctccccctcctcatcctcttcctcctttaaGAGCCCCTTCCCCACTGACTCAAGAGACATGTGGTCCTATTTCAACACAGGCCGAAGGGACAACagctcctctcttttctccccctctcacctgtTCAGCcagccctccctctacccccGTGACCGCTCCCTGACTGAGGGCAGACACAGGTACTTGGGCAAGAGGCCCAACGGGCTGGATGGGTCAGGCAGCAGGACTGCCTCTGCCTCTAGGGTGGCACCCCTCTCAGGAGAGTACAGGAACGAACCCAGCGGCAGTGCCAGGTTGGGCGGCAGCCCCCACGGTTCCCATGCCAACGGGAGACGGAGACACCAGGAGGTTCCCACAGGGCATTTCGAGCAGTTTGCAGGTTTCCGAGATTTCCAAGCGCCACCTCCGGAGGGCCCTGACTCACATTCCTCTCTGCAGGACAGGGATCCCCGTGGGACGCCAAAGGCTGGGACCTCCACCCTGATCCCCACCAGTCCCCAGCCCCATGGGGCAGAGACCCGGGCAGGGAGAGGGGAGCTGCTGGATCCCCTGGGGGGCTCTGTGGCGGAGGCTCATGTCTACTACTCCCTGGCTTCTGTTTACTCCACCCTGCAGCCCAGCCAGCTCAGTACCCAGGCCCAGGCTCAGCGCTACCCGCTGTACATCCCCTCAGGCAGCTCTCTGTATGGCCTGCACACCATGAGGAACTCACAGCACTCAACCCAGAGGCAGCCCAACAGCCACagcacagagaaagacagagaacgaGACAGACAACAAGAacaagagcgagaaagagagcatgaaggagacagagacatcagAGAGATAGACAATAAAAGAGACAGGGATAAATACAGCAGAGAGCTCTCTCCTGGGCAGCAGTACTCGCGTCCCCTTGCCTCCCCCTTCCTTCCCCACATGACTGCCTCACCCTCTGCCCCCCACCACATCCCCCCAGCGCTCCTACCTCACTTTGCCAAGGGTTCTCTGATTGAGCTGGTGGGGGGTGGTTTGAAGCGTGTGGAAGAGCTGAGGACGGAGGACTTCCTGAGGAGTGCTGACACCTCCCCAGAGTTCCACCTGAGCACCTGCACCGTGCTGCTTATCGCCCCCAGCAACACACACGGCTTCAACCACCTGCAGGTCCTTCTCACAGACAGCAACACTCAGGTCAGGGGCTCATCGATCCTCTATATTTCTATCTGAGTCACTGCTAGAcaataaattatatttatttataaaaGGCACTGGTCATTCACTAGTAAAGCGAACGTTTCTAATCTGCTCTATTCACGTAATGTAAACATATGACAAATTTCCTTTCAACAACAATAGTTGAAATCATTAATTGAAATTCCTATCCCTAGTAAAAACTATGTAGATGCCAGCACAGTTGTGaatatgttgttgttgttctgtgcATGTAGGAGTTACTGACGGTTCTGGTGGAGTACCCGTTCTTCGTGCGTGACCGCGGCTGGTCTTCCTGCTGTCCCCAGAGAACCGCCCAGCTCTACGGCCTGTCCTGCCGCCAGCTCAGCGAGGGAGACATCTGCTTGGCCCTCACCCccttacacacacgcacagcccCCCGGGGCCACAGGACACACACCCGGGCCAGGGCCAGCACACACAGGGAGGATatgccccctcctctccctcctcctcctcttcctcatccctccCCTGCTctcgtccctcctcctctccctcctccccctgcaGACCCCCCCACCCAGGAGCAGCCACACCCACGCAAGAGGCGATGGTCAGCCCCCGACCTCCTCCCTCCCACCGAAACTACTGGGATTGACAAGACCACCGATTTACCTCACGGCTCCAAGCAGAGGAAGTGGCAGTAGAGCGCACACGCAAGCACAAATACACCCTCCTTGTGTGAGAGCACGAGGCAGGGTTGCAGGGAAGGACAAAGAACAGGCAACTTTAAGGGTGTCCACACTGCTGCCCAAAGCATGAGCCCATACCCCTCTTTCTTCATCCCTCTTTTCCCATCTCCCAATCTCTGCTTAACACACCTCAGACAGGGGCAGCAGTCTGAGGGGAAGCAGTCTGAGTGGCAGCGGTCTGAGGGGCAGCGGTCTGAGGGGCAGCGGTCTGAGTGGCAGCGGTCTGAGGGGCAGCGGTCTGAGTGGCAGCGGTCTGAGGGGCAGCGGTCTGAGGGGCAGCAGTCTGAGGGGCAGCGGTCTGAGGGGCAGCGGTCTGAGGGGCAGCGGTCTGAGGGGCAGCGGTCTGAGGTCTGAGGGGCAGCGGTCTGAGGGGCAGCGGTCTGAGGGGCAGCAGTCTGAGGGGCAGCAGTCTGAGGGGCAGCGGTCTGAGGGGCAGCGGTCTGAGGGGCAGCAGTCTGAGGGGCAGCAGTCTGAGGGGCAGCGGTCTGAGGGGCAGCGGTCTGAGGGGCAGCGGTCTGAGGGGCAGCGGTCTGAGGGGCAGCGGTCTGAGGTCTGAGGGGCAGCGGTCTGAGGGGCAGCGGTCTGAGGGGCAGCAGTCTGAGGGGCAGCGGTCTGAGGGGCAGCGGTCTGAGGTCTGAGGGGCAGCGGTCTGAGGGGCAGCGGTCTGAGGGGCAGCAGTCTGAGGGGCAGCGGTCTGAGGGGCAGCGGTCTGAGGGGCAGCGGTCTGAGGTCTGAGGGGCAGCGGTCTGAGGGGCAGCGGTCTGAGGGGCAGCGGTCTGAGGGGCAGCGGTCTGAGGGGCAGCGGTCTGAGTGGCAGCGGTCTGAGGGGCAGCGGTCTGAGGGGCAGCGGTCTGAGGTCTGAGGGGCAGCGGTCTGAGGGGCAGCGGTCTGAGGGGCAGCAGTCTGAGGGGCAGCGGTCTGAGGGGCAGCGGTCTGAGGGGCAGCGGTCTGAGGGGCAGCAGTCTGAGGGGCAGCAGTCTGAGGGGCAGCAGTCTGAGGGGCAGCAGTCTGAGGGGCAGCAGTCTGAGGGGCAGCGGTCTGAGGGGCAGCGGTCTGAGTGGCAGCAGTCTGAGGGGCAGCAGTCTGAGGGGCAGCAGTCTGAGGGGCAGCGGTCTGAGTGGCAGCAGTCTGAGGGGCAGCAGTCTGAGGGGCAGCGGTCTGAGGGGCAGCAGTCTGAGGGGCAGCAGTCTGAGGGGCAGCGGTCTGAGGGGCAGCAGTCTGAGGGGCAGCAGTCTGAGTGGCAGCGGTCTGAGGGGCAGCAGTCTGAGGGGCAGCAGTCTGAGGGGCAGCGGTCTGAGGGGCAGCAGTCTGAGGGGCAGCAGTCTGAGGGGCAGCAGTCTGAGGGGCAGCAGTCTGAGTGGCAGCAGTCTGAGGGGCAGCAGTCTGAGGGGCAGCAGTCTGAGGGGCAGCAGTCTGAGGGGCAGCAGTCTGAGGGGCAGCAGTCTGAGCTGCACATTGACATTATGAGATGTTTAGTGAGAATCAAGCACTTGTTTGTGTTCACTCTGTTTTCATAATGGTTGTCCCACACCCTTACATACTGACAGTGTTTTCTGCAGGGTATCGATTTTCAATCAGTGTGAAAGTAAACTGTATTAAAGAAGTCTATcacagatactgtatatacagtgccctctgtaattattgggaaagcgacaattttgttgttgttttggctctgtacttcaGCAATTTGTatgtgaaatgatacaatgactatgacgttaaagtgcagactgctGCTTTAATTTGAGAGCATTTTAATCCATAccaggtgaaccgtttagaaattacagcgctttttgtacatagtccccccattttaggggaccaaaagtatatATTCACTTACATGCATTAATGTTGTCAAAAGTTtattatttggtcccatattctttgcacgcatcaagcttgtgactctacaaacttgttggctgcatttgctgtttgtgcccagtagaaatgaatggtaaatcattgattgtgtcattttggagtcattaagaatagaatgtttctgaacacttctacattaatatgGATGCTAACATGATTACAGATAGTCCTgtatgaatcgtgaataatgatgagtgacgcacaaatatcataccaccaagacatgctaacctctcactattacaataacagaggaggttagcattttatttgtatttattttttaagtcacaagcttgatgtactcATTGCTtgttaggaatatgggaccaaataataacttttgactactttaatacacatacagtggggcaaaaaagtatttagtcagccaccaattgtgcaagttctcccacttaaaaagatgagagaggcctgtaattttcatcataggtacatttcaactatgacagacaaaatgagaaacaaaaatccagaaaatcacattgtaggatttttaatgaatttattttcaaattatggtggaaaataagtatttggtcaataacaaaagtttatctcaatactttgttatataccctttgttggcaatgacagaggtcaaatgttttctgtaagtcttcacaaggttttcacacactgttgctggtattttggcccattcctccatgcagatctcctctagagcagtgatgttttggggctgttgctgggcaacacggactttcaactccctccaaagattttctatggggttgagatctggagactggctaggccactccaggaccttgaaatgcttcttacgaagccactccttcgttgcccgggcggtgtgtttgggatcattgtcatgctgaaagacccagccacgtttcatcttcaatgcccttgctgatggaaggaggttttcactcaaaatctcacgatacatggccccattcattctgtcctttacacggatcagtcgtcctggtccctttgcagaaaaacagccccaaagcatgatgtttccacccccatgcttcacagtaggtatggtgttctttggatgcaaatcagcattctttgtcctccaaacacaacgagttgagtttttaccaaaaagttatattttggtttcatctgaccatatgacattctcccagtcttcttctggatcatccaaatgctctctagcaaacttcagacgggcctggacatgtactggcttaagcagggggacacgtctggcactgcaggatttgagtccctggcggcgtagtgtgttactgatggtaggctttgttactttggtcccagctctctgcaggtcattcactaggtccccccgtgtggttctgggatttttgctcaccgttcttgtgatcattttgaccccacggggtgagatcttgtgtggagccccagatcgagggagattatcagtggtcttgtatgtcttccatttcctaataattgctcccacagttgatttcttcaaaccaagctgcttacctattgcagattcagtcttcccagcctggtgcaggtctacaattttgtttctggtgtcctttgacagctctttggtcttggccatagtggagtttggagtgtgactgtttgaggttgtggacaggtgtattttatactgataacaagttcaaacaggtgccattaatacagggaacgagtggaggacagaggatcctcttaaagaagaagttacaggtctgtgagagccagaaatcttgcttgtttgtaggtgaccaaatacttattttccaccataatttgcaaataaattaataaaaaagcctacaatgtgattttctggatttttttcttctcattttgtctgtcatagttgaagtgtacctatgatgaaaattacaggcctctctcatctttttaagtgggagaacttgcacaattggtggctgactaaatacttttttgccccactgtataagtgaatttgtcccaatacttttggtcccctaaaatggtgggactgtgtacaaaaagtgctgtcatttctatacggttcacctgatatggatgaaaatactctCAGATTAAAGCTGGCAGTCTGCACTTACCTCattgtcattgtatcatttcacatCCAAAGTTCTGGAGTACAGAGCCCAAAGAAATGACTATATATTACATTACAGATGTTCTATGCTAAACCGATTTAATGCAACCTCTCTGATTGTCACTTTCGCAATGTGTTCTCAGTTTTAAATCTTCTGCTTCTTCTGACCTGAAGTCTGTCAGCCGGTCGGTCGGTAGATCTGGGCAGGCAAGGTGAATGAAAGTATCAGCAACTCTTATCGGGGGTCATGTCAATCGCTTGTTCGCCAAAGCATTGCCCTTGTTCTTAACAATGTTTCAGCAAAGGGAAAAACACTAATGAAAACTTCGTAACAGACAGTCCCCTCCCACACAGATGGGTCTGTGTTACCTCGCCTCGAAACTGAgtgtttttccttttttttttttttttttaactagaaAAAAAAGTCTAGATAGAGGGAGAGTAACGGTGCTAATAAGAGGTTGGAACACGATGCTTTGTGAACAGACATTTGACCCCTCTGTActgtagggcggcaggtagcctagcagttagagcgttgAGGACCTGAAAGGTTTGaaagtcgctggttcgaatacccgagccgttaaggtgaaaaatctgtcagtgtgcccttaaccctaattctctccaggggcgctgtactactatggctgaccctgtaaaacacatttcactgcacctacttGGTATATGTGAACAtaaaacatatttatttattttactgtactCTGTACCCTTTCTGTTCCCCTTTCTTTTctccatgtactgtatgtgttcgaGCGCAGGGAAAAATGATTGAAAGTATTTTAAAGCTCAGATACGGGTATCTTTTTCAGCACACTCTTTCACTTTAGTTTTGAACTTTTTTTgttcatttgttgttgtttttctttgtaAATGTTAtagctataaaaaaaaaatattttttaaattgtgtgTCTGTTATATAATGTTTgctagaaataataataataaaaaagctTTATAGATTTATACTGAATGAGGTGAATTTCTTCCCATATAAGATGTTGATTTGCTTCATGTCATTGGAAAGAGAGAATATCCAATACTCCCATATTATGGTATATCATTATAATTCCATCTTTCCTGTAGACCCACAGTAATCAAAACATTGCCATTAAACTATGGGAGCAGTCAAGCAGGGGGTTGAAACCAAAATCCTTTTCCAATtgtttcgttctgaacagaaccattcttttttctgaacagaaccattatAGATCACTTTCGTTCATGATTCTTTTCCAGGTTtcagttctgttccctgaactggttccaacccctggtgtgcactaatactactaataattgATGTCATAGCCAACACTTTAGTTCTAACACGACAAGAGAAAAGtttattatttaaataatttttaataatttttaatgattaatttgatctataaTCAGGTCTATACATCTGTGACAGGTTCAAACATCACATTATGGACATGAAACCATTTATATGTTTACTAGACTGgctgacatacagtgcattcggaaagtatttagaccccttgactttttccacattttgttaagttacagccttattatacaatgtattaaatatttttttctcatcaatctacacacaatatcccataatgagaaatcaaaaactgtttttttgaagTTTTGGCATATTTATAtacaataaaaa
Protein-coding regions in this window:
- the LOC139542794 gene encoding uncharacterized protein; translation: MNPSPDRGKECLPPKKREFRDGSADQHPPLDEFKPPATPPRTRPSSSSRRGEGGRKSSEEALTNRHSLLPSIPPPLPSQCIPLPLPWHLAYPSSVPFLFLKDQVGERDDLLPTPFPHHSRWLQGEILPPSPSSSSSSFKSPFPTDSRDMWSYFNTGRRDNSSSLFSPSHLFSQPSLYPRDRSLTEGRHRYLGKRPNGLDGSGSRTASASRVAPLSGEYRNEPSGSARLGGSPHGSHANGRRRHQEVPTGHFEQFAGFRDFQAPPPEGPDSHSSLQDRDPRGTPKAGTSTLIPTSPQPHGAETRAGRGELLDPLGGSVAEAHVYYSLASVYSTLQPSQLSTQAQAQRYPLYIPSGSSLYGLHTMRNSQHSTQRQPNSHSTEKDRERDRQQEQEREREHEGDRDIREIDNKRDRDKYSRELSPGQQYSRPLASPFLPHMTASPSAPHHIPPALLPHFAKGSLIELVGGGLKRVEELRTEDFLRSADTSPEFHLSTCTVLLIAPSNTHGFNHLQVLLTDSNTQELLTVLVEYPFFVRDRGWSSCCPQRTAQLYGLSCRQLSEGDICLALTPLHTRTAPRGHRTHTRARASTHREDMPPPLPPPPLPHPSPALVPPPLPPPPADPPTQEQPHPRKRRWSAPDLLPPTETTGIDKTTDLPHGSKQRKWQ
- the LOC139541865 gene encoding uncharacterized protein, which gives rise to MDAQTAAPQTAAPQTAAPQTAAPQTAAPQTAATQTAAPQTAAPQTAAPQTAAPQTAAPQTAAPQTAAPQTAATQTAAPQTAAPQTAAPQTAAPQTAAPQTAAPQTAAPQTAATQTAAPQTAAPQTAAPQTAATQTAAPQTAAPQTAAPQTAAPQTAAPQTAAPQTAAPQTAAPQTAAPQTAAPQTAAPQTAAPQTAAPQTSDRCPSDRCPSDRCHSDRCPSDRCPSDRCPSDRCPSDRCPSDLRPLPLRPLPLRPLPLRLLPLRPLPLRPLPLRPQTAAPQTAAPQTAAPQTAAPQTAAPQTSDRCPSDRCPSDRCPSDRCPSDRCPSDCCPSDCCPSDRCPSDRCPSDCCPSDCCPSDRCPSDRCPSDLRPLPLRPLPLRPLPLRPLPLRLLPLRPLPLRPLPLRPLPLRPLPLRPLPLRPLPLRPLPLRLLPLRLLPLSEVC